Part of the Pseudomonas sp. ADAK13 genome is shown below.
TCACTGCTATCGACAACGAGATTGAGCGCCTGGCCGAACTGAAGCGAGTCAAATCCAACAGCGTCTCGCAGATCAGTGACTACCTGCGCCGCAACATGGAAGCCGCCAACATCAAGTCGATCAAGCGCCCGTTGTTCACCATCACCTTGGCCATGGGCAGTGAGCGGGTGATCGTTGATAACGAAGACGCAGTTCCGGACGAATTGACCTCTGTGAAATCAAGTATTACGCCAGACAAAAAGGCCATCGCCGCCAAGCTCAAGGAAATCCGCGATCATAACGAGGCGGTGCGTAAGCGAATGGCCGCCGGCGAGGACGCCGAACACGAACTGCTCGAAGAGCCCAAATGGGCGCACCTTGAACGCGGTGATAGCTCGATACGGATCAAGTGAGGCCATCATGATCAGCAACCACCTCAGCCTGGTCGAGGTACTTCGCCCGGCCTCGGATGAACTGGCGGCCCAGGTCGCCCAGTTCCTGGCCGGCGGCGGCCAGATCGAAGAAGCGGCACCCATCGGCTACAAACCGAAGCCCATCACCTACAGCAATCAGATGCCGCCGGCGCCGAAGCCTTTTGTTCGGCGGCGGGTTGAAGCGGCTCCCCTGCCCCTGCACTCGAAAGATATTCGCCAGCAGGAACGCGACGAACTCGCTGAGCGCATCCGGGAACTGGGAGCCACTCACACGCAGACGGAAGCATCGGTTGCCCTGGGCCTGAGCCGGCGCACCCTCTACAGCTTCGCGAAGGAGTACGGCATCACCTTCAAGAAGCCAACCCGGGGCGGCGCCAACGGCGCAGTTCGAAGCGAACAGGTTCAGGCCCGCGACGCGAAGTACGCCGAGCGGATTCGCGCCTTCCTGGTACTGGGCATCACCCGGCGCCAGTGCTGCGGCAAACTGGCGATCGGCAACAAGGCCTTCGAGCGGATCATCGCCGCCCACGGCATCGACTACCCCAAAGCGCAACGTGGCAGCACTTCATGCGCCGCGTAGCCCGCATCCAACAACGTAAACGTCAAACCTGGCTCGCACTGCCGGCCAGCGGAATAGAAGAGGTAGGCCATGGCCAAGAGTGGACAAGAGCGATCGGCGAAGGCCGCCGAGAAGCGGATCGAGTACGACGAGAAGGAACTGCGGCACCGGGTCAGGCTCGGCACCCGGAAGAAGCTTGAAGAACTGATGGCTTGGAACGGCATCACGGAAATCAACGAGGCTGTACAGAACCTGATTCTGAACGCTCACGCGCTCGGCCCCACCCTTTCCTACCAAGCAATGGAAAGTCCGCGCCACAAAGTGCAGATAAGTGAAAACGTGGCGCGGATGTTTCGGGAAGCAAGTGTGGCAGCGTTGAGGCGCGAACCTGGAGACGAAAACATTACGTCTATTATTTTTCAGGGAACACCGTAGCGGCCATTTTTGGGTGTATATAAACGCTATCGAGCAAATTATCTACGACATCCATTGCCAGATTCAGTTGCTCGGATGTGCTAGGCCTAGCTTCATGAGCTGAATCGTTACCCATTGAGCGAAGTTTGTGGAGAATATCGGAGCCCGCAGGCGCTAACACTCCCATGCGTACTAGGTCGTCAATTTTCTTATAAAGATTCCCGCCTTCAGCATTCTTATCTTTGCATATCATCTCTATGAGGACACGGACCCCGAGACCGGCCAATATTTTCTGCCCTCCGTTGAGTGCTTGAATCAACTCTTCGTAAGCAGCACGAACCTTGACAGGTAAATGTTGTATACCTTTAAGTCTAAACCTACCTGCAGTTCTGCTCGGATACACATCGATTACACTGTAATAAACAACCTCATCTATTTCAGGATCATAATCCGCCGAATTAGAATCTGTGTACTCTTTCCTAAACGATAAGTCATCGCAATTCAAACACTGAACAATTTCATATTCTGTAAGTGCCGTGTCGTAATCGTCTTCAACTTTTCTACGAACAGATTGAACGACATTATGTTTTTGCTCAATCTTGCAAACTTCACAGATTAGGCGAACCGTTGCTCCTTTGGTTTCACCTTCAATATACGTTCTCTTGTACATATCTGATCTCGATCTGTTATCCGGCTCCATGCCGGCTCCCAGTAATACCCCACCCCAAACCAAATTGCCACCATCCGGTAACGGAGGGCGGCGCCTGACTGGAGATAATCCATGGACGACCAGTTCTATCTGCAAGACAGTCGCAGTCACGTCGGTGATGGCCTTACCTTCCACGGGAAAGCTCACCGCGGCTACTACACCGATCTGGACAAGTGCGAGCTGTACACCAAAGAGAAGGCCTGCGGCCACCGTGACACTGACATCCCATGGCCGAAGCAGTACATCGACGAACGTGCCCACTATGGCGTCGACTGCCAGTTGATGGACGAGCAAGCCAGCAATGCCATGCTGGAGCCAGGGTGCCGCGTCTATATGCAAGTGCCAGGCAGTTGGAACGGCAATGACGTCTACTGGATGGGCTGGAACAAGGGTCAAGTCACTGCGGACCTAGGCCGCGCCTGCAACCTCAACTTGGAGCAGTCGCGGATTGAGTTCGCTGCTGAACTGTCGGCCGGAACGCAAAAGCTCTGGTCCGCTGACTACATCGAATCCATACGCCGCCGACTGGTTTGGCGCCAGGACGTTGATCTCAAACAGGCACTGCGCGGCACCGGTATAAAGTTGCCTAAACCGAAAAAACCACGGGAAGAGGTTTTCAACTGTGGCGGTTGCGGCCGGTTCATCAGCTACATGCAGCGCTACCGGGAAGATTGCCAGAACTGCGACAAGAACAACGCACCTTAAAAATTGTTACCACCTTATCCCAGCGGATGAACGAGGCCACTTTTAGGTGGATTTTGCATTGCGATAAGCGCTGCCAGCGCCTGCTCCATACGGTTTAGAGAGCCCTCAATAGGATGAACTGCTCCCTCATTCACTACAAATCCCTTCGTGAGCAGCAGGACGGCATGAATAGCCACTTCTACACCTGTACCTGCCAAGAAAACTTGGGTGTAAATATCGGCGTCAAAGTTTTGGCTAGCTAGAACTTGCTTAATATTCTGCTGACACAGAACAAGATCTCCGCTCATCGCAGCGACTAATTCAGCGTCCGTTTTACTTGACTCAAATAATTCATGTACTGATCTAACCCTTTCAGTGGAATCATTCAGAACAGCAATTGCACGCACAAGCGCGCCACGACGCATCTCGAAACCATCTCTTCTTCTAATTCTCGAGTCACGGCTTGCGATAAGTATCGCGACAAATATTGCTGCGATAGATCCAGCAGCCT
Proteins encoded:
- a CDS encoding siphovirus Gp157 family protein encodes the protein MTQLYALTGKLAELQAMADTDDEGLKEALQYAMDEIQGDFNIKADNIVMLRRNIESDVTAIDNEIERLAELKRVKSNSVSQISDYLRRNMEAANIKSIKRPLFTITLAMGSERVIVDNEDAVPDELTSVKSSITPDKKAIAAKLKEIRDHNEAVRKRMAAGEDAEHELLEEPKWAHLERGDSSIRIK
- a CDS encoding DUF4145 domain-containing protein codes for the protein MYKRTYIEGETKGATVRLICEVCKIEQKHNVVQSVRRKVEDDYDTALTEYEIVQCLNCDDLSFRKEYTDSNSADYDPEIDEVVYYSVIDVYPSRTAGRFRLKGIQHLPVKVRAAYEELIQALNGGQKILAGLGVRVLIEMICKDKNAEGGNLYKKIDDLVRMGVLAPAGSDILHKLRSMGNDSAHEARPSTSEQLNLAMDVVDNLLDSVYIHPKMAATVFPEK